A DNA window from Barnesiella intestinihominis YIT 11860 contains the following coding sequences:
- a CDS encoding glycoside hydrolase family 5 protein has translation MKIKKILTFVFAAALMTSCGNEDGPGGDGGNGGGTEHTEYFGVNMSGAEFGNVYPGVDGTHYGYPTKKDLEYFKEKGLRMIRFPFRWERIQSEMNGPLITTELAKMKEFVQAAEDLNMKVLLDMHNFGRYCVYSNGVNSDDNQFVVIGNAQCTVENFCDVWKKLAAEFKDYKCIWGYDIMNEPNAMLKTTPWVKIAQACINAIREVDTETMLVISGDEFSSASRWKEVSDNLKTLVDPCDNMIFQAHVYFDSDASGNYSKSYDEDGATIQTGVVRLRPFVEWLKENGKRGFVGEYGVPDDDGRWLDILDSALKYLQENGVNGTYWSAGPRWGNYKLAVQPTDNYTVDRPQLATLLKYKTTVQVY, from the coding sequence ATGAAGATTAAAAAAATTTTGACATTTGTTTTTGCCGCTGCATTGATGACTTCTTGCGGCAATGAAGATGGCCCCGGGGGAGACGGCGGTAATGGTGGTGGAACCGAACATACCGAATACTTCGGTGTGAATATGTCGGGAGCCGAGTTTGGTAATGTATATCCCGGTGTTGACGGCACGCACTATGGCTATCCCACCAAAAAAGACTTGGAGTATTTCAAGGAGAAGGGACTGCGTATGATTCGTTTCCCGTTTCGTTGGGAGCGTATCCAAAGCGAAATGAATGGCCCGCTTATCACTACGGAATTGGCCAAGATGAAAGAATTCGTGCAAGCAGCCGAGGACTTGAACATGAAAGTCTTGCTCGATATGCACAACTTCGGTCGTTATTGCGTCTATTCCAATGGTGTGAACTCTGACGATAATCAGTTCGTTGTTATCGGCAATGCTCAATGTACGGTTGAGAACTTCTGCGATGTATGGAAAAAATTGGCTGCGGAGTTCAAAGATTACAAATGTATCTGGGGTTATGATATCATGAATGAGCCGAATGCCATGCTGAAAACGACACCGTGGGTGAAGATTGCACAAGCCTGTATCAATGCCATTCGCGAAGTCGATACCGAGACTATGCTGGTTATCAGTGGTGATGAATTCAGTTCTGCGAGCCGTTGGAAAGAGGTGAGCGATAATTTGAAGACTTTGGTCGATCCCTGTGACAACATGATTTTCCAAGCTCACGTGTATTTTGATTCGGATGCATCTGGAAATTATTCTAAGTCGTATGATGAAGACGGTGCGACTATTCAAACCGGTGTGGTTCGTTTGCGGCCTTTCGTCGAATGGTTGAAAGAAAACGGCAAACGTGGTTTTGTAGGGGAGTATGGTGTGCCCGATGACGACGGTCGTTGGCTGGATATTCTCGATTCCGCTTTGAAGTATTTGCAGGAAAACGGTGTGAATGGCACTTATTGGTCGGCCGGCCCTCGTTGGGGC
- a CDS encoding glycan-binding surface protein: protein MKNIKYMAAWAAVLFAFSACQDVVEVEDLKAKDDIPSNGAPEITKIVLANDKEFEIDGADFEDMVRIEGKNLGNVVSVKFNDVEVDPKEIYARYDMLLAPVPRQLPGEVTDMLYITTKNGSVSRPFTVSIPELKIDGLQNEFTNPGDTTVISGDNFDLYGITVEQADVRIGNAICTVIDATRSDITLQIPANAQPNTDLTIQGGEMAEPVAIPYMNTGHQIFDFNDWPGSGGFTHSSQFPDNTLNFLCDGTEGDGYPEPLNEGMKYLRFHGNVGAWGWMVLWAGYIQVPADVAADPAAYNLCFEVCTNASYPLNSTTRIALGNFMWMPGASGIPVNTYGGWRTMRIGLDEVSENTILPDGCSPAPDNTEWKIVFTPTDAMDFDLSMCNFRFSKKIG from the coding sequence ATGAAAAATATAAAATATATGGCTGCGTGGGCGGCAGTGCTGTTTGCCTTTTCCGCCTGTCAGGACGTTGTGGAAGTGGAAGATCTCAAAGCAAAAGACGATATTCCTTCCAACGGAGCTCCTGAGATTACGAAAATCGTGCTGGCCAACGATAAAGAGTTTGAAATCGATGGCGCCGACTTTGAGGACATGGTGCGCATCGAAGGTAAAAATCTCGGTAATGTAGTGTCGGTCAAATTCAATGATGTGGAGGTCGACCCCAAAGAGATTTATGCTCGTTACGACATGTTGTTGGCTCCGGTTCCCCGTCAGTTGCCGGGCGAGGTGACCGATATGCTTTACATCACGACCAAGAACGGTTCGGTATCGAGACCTTTCACGGTATCGATACCTGAGTTGAAAATCGACGGTTTGCAAAATGAGTTTACCAATCCCGGCGATACGACGGTGATTTCGGGCGATAACTTCGACCTTTACGGTATTACCGTCGAACAGGCCGATGTGCGCATAGGCAATGCGATTTGTACCGTAATCGACGCTACCCGCTCGGATATTACGCTGCAAATCCCCGCCAACGCCCAGCCCAATACCGACCTGACCATTCAGGGCGGTGAGATGGCTGAGCCGGTGGCTATCCCGTATATGAATACTGGACATCAAATCTTCGATTTCAACGATTGGCCGGGTTCTGGTGGATTTACTCATTCTAGCCAATTCCCCGATAATACTCTCAACTTTTTGTGTGATGGTACAGAGGGAGATGGTTACCCCGAACCGTTGAATGAGGGTATGAAATACTTGCGTTTCCACGGGAATGTGGGCGCTTGGGGTTGGATGGTGTTGTGGGCAGGCTACATTCAAGTGCCGGCCGATGTGGCTGCCGATCCTGCTGCGTATAACCTATGCTTCGAGGTTTGTACGAATGCTTCCTATCCATTGAACTCGACCACGCGGATAGCTTTGGGTAATTTCATGTGGATGCCTGGTGCGAGTGGAATTCCTGTCAATACCTATGGCGGGTGGCGTACTATGCGCATAGGCTTGGACGAGGTAAGTGAAAATACGATTCTTCCCGATGGCTGTAGCCCGGCACCGGATAACACGGAGTGGAAAATTGTATTCACGCCGACCGATGCCATGGATTTCGACCTGAGCATGTGCAACTTCCGCTTTTCTAAAAAAATAGGCTGA